In a single window of the Aquarana catesbeiana isolate 2022-GZ linkage group LG13, ASM4218655v1, whole genome shotgun sequence genome:
- the LOC141116757 gene encoding methanethiol oxidase-like isoform X2, translated as MAKCGSCGPGYKSPLDAMKGPREELIYVACIYRNTGINKPDYLATVDVDPKSPHYSKVIHRLPMPNLNDELHHSGWNTCSSCFGDVTKVRNKLILPSVISSRIYVVDVGTDRRAPRIHKVVEPEEVHKKCGLGYLHTSHCLGSGEIMISALGDPAGNGKGGFVLLDGETFEVKENWEVEGNATPFGYSFWYQPRHNVMISSEMGAPKIFTKRFIIDDVKAGHYGQSIHVWDWTKHTRIQTLDLGADGLIPLEIRFLHNPDAAQGFVGCALGASIFRFYKTDDEKWAAEKVIQVPHKKVEGWAMPEMPGIISDILISLDDRFLYFCNWVHGDMRQYDITDPCHPKLVGQIFLGGSILKGGAVKVLEDQELKCQPDPVFIKGKKIPGGPQMIQLSLDGKRLYVTTSLYSTWDKQFYPDMIKEGAVMMQIDVDTKKGGLSINENFLVDFGKEPDGPVLAHECRYEGGDCSSDIWI; from the exons CTAAGTGTGGATCATGTGGACCCGGATACAAGTCTCCTCTGGATGCCATGAAAG GCCCCAGAGAGGAGCTGATCTACGTCGCCTGCATCTATCGCAACACCGGCATCAACAAGCCTGACTACCTGGCCACGGTGGATGTGGACCCCAAATCTCCCCATTACTCCAAG GTCATCCACCGCCTGCCGATGCCCAACCTGAACGATGAGCTCCACCACTCCGGCTGGAACACCTGCAGCAGCTGTTTCGGGGATGTCACCAAAGTCCGGAACAAGCTCATCCTCCCCTCTGTCATCTCCTCCCGCATCTACGTGGTGGACGTGGGCACCGACCGCCGGGCCCCCCGCATCCACAAG GTGGTGGAGCCGGAGGAGGTGCACAAGAAGTGCGGCTTGGGGTACCTGCACACCTCGCACTGCCTGGGCAGTGGAGAGATCATGATCAGCGCTCTGGGGGACCCCGCTGGGAACGGCAAAG GAGGCTTCGTGCTGCTGGATGGAGAGACGTTCGAGGTGAAGGAGAACTGGGAGGTGGAGGGCAACGCTACACCTTTTGGCTACAGCTTCTGGTACCAACCGCGCCACAACGTCATGATCAGCTCCGAGATGGGAGCGCCGAAGATCTTCACCAAAAGGTTCATCATAGATGACGTGAAGGCAG GCCACTACGGTCAGAGTATCCACGTCTGGGATTGGACGAAGCACACCCGCATACAGACGTTGGACCTGGGGGCGGACGGACTGATTCCTCTGGAGATCCGATTTCTGCACAACCCGGACGCTGCACAGGGATTTGTTGGCTGCGCGCTCGGAGCCTCCATCTTCCGCTTCTACAAGACGGAT GATGAAAAGTGGGCGGCTGAGAAGGTCATCCAGGTGCCCCATAAGAAGGTGGAGGGCTGGGCGATGCCAGAGATGCCGG GGATCATCTCGGATATCCTGATTTCTCTGGACGATCGCTTCCTGTACTTCTGTAACTGGGTGCACGGCGACATGCGGCAGTATGACATCACCGACCCGTGTCACCCCAAactggtggggcag atctTTCTTGGTGGCAGCATTCTCAAGGGCGGTGCGGTGAAAGTGCTGGAAGATCAGGAGCTAAAATGTCAGCCAGATCCAGTATTCATCAAG GGGAAGAAGATTCCAGGGGGACCTCAGATGATCCAACTCAGCCTGGATGGGAAGAGGCTCTACGTCACCACCTCGCTGTACAGCACCTGGGACAAACAGTTCTACCCGGACATGATCAA GGAAGGCGCCGTCATGATGCAGATTGATGTGGATACAAAGAAGGGAGGACTCTCCATCAATGAGAACTTCCTGGTGGATTTCGGGAAGGAGCCGGATGGTCCCGTTCTCGCCCACGAGTGCCGCTATGAGGGAGGAGACTGCAGCTCTGACATCTGGATCTAA